Proteins encoded by one window of Mesorhizobium sp. INR15:
- the pnp gene encoding polyribonucleotide nucleotidyltransferase — translation MFNHHKVEIEWAGRPLILETGKIARQADGAVLATYGETKVLATVVSMKEPKPGLDFFPLTVNYQEKTYAAGKIPGGYFKREGRPSEKETLVSRLIDRPIRPLFAAGYKNDTQIVVTVVQHDLENDPDILSIVATSAALTLSGVPFMGPVGGARVGYINGEYVLNPHVDEMQESKLDLVVAGTADAVLMVESEAKELGEELMLGAVMFGHRGFQPVIDAIIKLAEVAAKEPRDFNAPDYSALEAEMLKIVGDELSNAYKNVDKQKRYAAVDAVKAKVKAAFAPAEGEDAKYTSEQIGSVFKELQAKVVRWNILDTGSRIDGRDLSTVRKIVSEVGVLPRTHGSALFTRGETQALVVATLGTGEDEQYVDSLTGMYKEKFLLHYNFPPYSVGETGRMGSPGRREIGHGKLAWRAIRPMLPSADQFPYTLRVVSEITESNGSSSMATVCGTSLALMDAGVPLAKPVAGIAMGLIKEGERFAVLSDILGDEDHLGDMDFKVAGTEGGITSLQMDIKIDGITEEIMKIALGQAKDGRLHILGEMAHALTGARPELGEFAPRIEVMHIPTDKIRDVIGSGGKVIREIVEKTGAKINIEDDGTVKIASSNAKEIEAAKKWIHTIVAEPEVGEIYEGTVVKTADFGAFVNFFGPRDGLVHISQLANDRVAKTSDVVKEGDKVWVKLMGFDERGKVRLSMKVVDQATGKELARDKKAEGEENAA, via the coding sequence ATGTTCAATCACCACAAAGTGGAAATCGAATGGGCCGGTCGCCCTCTCATCCTGGAAACCGGCAAGATTGCCCGTCAGGCTGATGGCGCGGTGCTCGCCACCTACGGCGAGACCAAGGTTCTCGCCACCGTCGTCTCGATGAAAGAGCCGAAGCCAGGCCTCGATTTCTTCCCGCTGACCGTCAACTATCAGGAAAAGACCTACGCCGCCGGCAAGATCCCAGGCGGCTACTTCAAGCGCGAAGGCCGTCCGAGCGAAAAGGAAACCCTGGTTTCCCGCCTGATCGACCGCCCGATCCGCCCGCTCTTCGCCGCCGGCTACAAGAACGACACGCAGATCGTCGTCACCGTCGTCCAGCACGATTTGGAAAATGATCCGGACATCCTGTCGATCGTCGCCACTTCGGCTGCTCTGACCCTGTCGGGCGTTCCCTTCATGGGCCCGGTCGGCGGCGCTCGCGTCGGCTACATCAACGGCGAATACGTTCTCAACCCGCATGTCGACGAAATGCAGGAATCGAAGCTCGACCTGGTCGTCGCCGGTACTGCCGATGCGGTTCTGATGGTTGAGTCCGAAGCCAAGGAACTCGGCGAAGAGCTGATGCTCGGCGCCGTCATGTTCGGCCACAGGGGCTTCCAGCCGGTCATCGACGCCATCATCAAGCTGGCCGAAGTTGCCGCCAAGGAACCGCGCGACTTCAACGCGCCGGACTATTCCGCGCTTGAAGCCGAAATGCTGAAGATCGTCGGCGACGAACTCAGCAATGCCTACAAGAACGTCGACAAGCAGAAGCGTTACGCCGCCGTCGACGCCGTCAAGGCGAAGGTCAAGGCCGCGTTTGCTCCGGCTGAAGGCGAAGACGCCAAGTACACGTCCGAGCAGATCGGTTCCGTGTTCAAGGAACTCCAGGCCAAGGTCGTGCGCTGGAACATTCTCGACACCGGTTCGCGCATCGATGGCCGTGATCTCAGCACCGTCCGCAAGATCGTTTCGGAAGTCGGCGTCCTGCCGCGCACCCATGGTTCGGCGCTGTTTACCCGCGGGGAAACCCAGGCGCTGGTCGTTGCCACGCTCGGCACCGGCGAAGACGAGCAGTATGTCGATTCGCTGACCGGCATGTACAAGGAGAAGTTCCTCCTTCACTACAACTTCCCTCCCTACTCGGTTGGCGAAACCGGCCGCATGGGTTCGCCGGGCCGCCGCGAAATCGGCCATGGCAAGCTCGCATGGCGCGCTATCCGGCCGATGCTGCCAAGCGCTGACCAGTTCCCCTACACGCTGCGCGTTGTCTCGGAGATCACCGAGTCCAACGGTTCGTCCTCGATGGCCACTGTCTGCGGCACCTCGCTGGCACTGATGGATGCCGGCGTGCCGCTGGCAAAGCCGGTCGCCGGTATCGCCATGGGCCTGATCAAGGAAGGCGAGCGCTTCGCGGTGCTTTCCGACATCCTGGGCGACGAGGATCACCTCGGCGACATGGACTTCAAGGTTGCCGGCACCGAAGGCGGCATCACCTCGCTGCAGATGGACATCAAGATCGATGGCATCACCGAAGAGATCATGAAGATCGCACTTGGCCAGGCCAAGGACGGCCGCCTGCATATCCTCGGCGAAATGGCGCACGCTCTGACTGGCGCCCGCCCGGAGCTCGGTGAGTTCGCACCGCGCATCGAGGTCATGCACATCCCCACCGACAAGATCCGCGACGTGATCGGCTCGGGCGGCAAGGTCATCCGCGAGATCGTCGAGAAGACCGGCGCCAAGATCAACATCGAGGACGACGGCACGGTCAAGATCGCTTCGTCCAACGCCAAGGAAATCGAGGCGGCGAAGAAGTGGATCCACACCATCGTCGCCGAGCCGGAAGTCGGTGAAATCTACGAAGGCACGGTCGTCAAGACCGCCGACTTCGGCGCCTTCGTCAACTTCTTCGGCCCGCGTGACGGCCTCGTCCACATCTCGCAGCTTGCCAACGACCGGGTCGCCAAGACCTCGGACGTCGTCAAGGAAGGCGACAAGGTCTGGGTCAAGCTGATGGGCTTCGATGAGCGCGGCAAGGTCCGCCTGTCGATGAAGGTCGTCGACCAGGCCACCGGCAAGGAACTTGCCCGCGACAAGAAGGCCGAAGGCGAAGAAAACGCCGCCTGA
- the rpsO gene encoding 30S ribosomal protein S15 — protein sequence MSITAERKQELMGEFATAKGDTGSPEVQVAILSERIKNLTDHFKDHKKDNHSRRGLLALVSQRRSLLDYLKRKDDARYQTLIEKLGLRR from the coding sequence ATGTCGATTACTGCCGAGCGCAAACAGGAATTGATGGGTGAATTCGCAACCGCCAAGGGCGATACCGGGTCTCCGGAAGTCCAGGTGGCCATCCTTTCCGAGCGCATCAAGAACCTGACCGACCATTTCAAGGACCACAAGAAGGATAACCATTCCCGCCGTGGTCTGCTCGCTCTCGTCTCTCAGCGCCGCAGCCTGCTTGATTATCTCAAGCGCAAGGACGACGCGCGCTACCAGACGTTGATCGAGAAGCTCGGTCTGCGCCGCTGA
- the corA gene encoding magnesium/cobalt transporter CorA: MTKADTVKKRAPVTTRRPPVGASPGTLIADPAARRSELRLTLISPQKFKTIENASIDDVVANCDKWPVIWLDCTGLANIALIEEIGRIFSLHPLALEDVVNTGQRPKVDFFEDHAFVVVRMIDDVTAHRYEQIAVFFGKNFVVTFQEREGDPFDPVRKRIESSAPNRLRARGADYLAYALIDAIVDSYFPPVEAAGEMVDSIEDQMLHTPHKHQMRQLHELRRDANVLKGVLWPMRDALATLIRNDVPYVKAETKVFLNDTLDHALRLIELVETQRDMLTGLIEMHLSLSQARTNDVISYLTIVSVIFMPLTFLVGVWGMNFSPDASPWNMPELRSYYGYPASLLFMALVAFGLIAFFKWKKWL, from the coding sequence ATGACAAAGGCGGATACGGTGAAGAAGCGGGCGCCGGTGACAACGCGGCGGCCGCCAGTTGGCGCCTCGCCCGGCACGCTGATCGCCGATCCGGCGGCGCGGCGCTCGGAATTGCGGCTGACCCTGATCTCGCCGCAGAAATTCAAGACCATCGAAAATGCCAGCATCGATGACGTCGTGGCCAATTGCGACAAATGGCCGGTCATCTGGCTCGACTGCACCGGCCTTGCCAACATCGCGCTGATCGAGGAGATCGGCCGGATTTTCAGCCTGCATCCGCTGGCGCTTGAGGATGTCGTCAACACCGGCCAGCGGCCGAAGGTCGACTTCTTCGAGGATCACGCCTTCGTCGTCGTCAGGATGATCGATGACGTGACAGCGCACCGCTACGAGCAGATCGCTGTCTTCTTCGGCAAGAATTTCGTCGTTACCTTCCAGGAGCGTGAAGGCGATCCGTTCGATCCCGTACGCAAACGGATCGAGAGTTCGGCGCCGAACCGGCTGCGCGCGCGCGGTGCCGACTATCTGGCCTATGCGCTAATCGATGCCATCGTCGACAGTTATTTCCCGCCGGTCGAGGCGGCCGGCGAGATGGTCGACAGCATCGAGGACCAGATGCTGCACACACCGCACAAGCATCAGATGCGGCAGTTGCACGAATTGCGGCGCGACGCCAATGTGCTGAAGGGCGTGCTCTGGCCGATGCGCGATGCGCTGGCGACACTGATCCGCAACGACGTCCCCTATGTCAAGGCCGAGACCAAGGTCTTCCTGAACGACACGCTCGATCACGCGCTGCGGCTGATCGAGCTGGTCGAAACCCAGCGCGACATGCTGACCGGCCTGATCGAGATGCACCTGTCCTTGAGCCAGGCGCGCACCAACGACGTTATCAGCTATCTGACCATCGTCTCAGTGATCTTCATGCCGCTGACCTTTCTTGTTGGGGTCTGGGGGATGAACTTCAGTCCCGACGCGTCGCCATGGAACATGCCGGAGCTGCGATCCTACTACGGCTATCCGGCATCGCTGCTGTTCATGGCGCTTGTCGCATTTGGGCTGATCGCCTTCTTCAAATGGAAGAAATGGCTTTAG
- the truB gene encoding tRNA pseudouridine(55) synthase TruB, with translation MGRRGKKKGRPISGWLVLDKPVGMGSTEAVSKIKWLFQADKAGHAGTLDPLASGMLPIALGEATKTVPYVQDGAKIYRFTVAWGDERSTDDLEGPVTKSSEQRPSEAEVLALLPKYTGVIMQTPPQFSAIKIAGERAYDLAREGETVDIPAREVEIGRLDIVEHSGDHTVFEVECGKGTYVRSLARDMGRDLGCFGHISELRRVEVDPFTAEDFVTIAELEAARFGQQDEENSESENAADAVETPVDFTAIDALLVDTSAALDCLPQIAISDDAATKIRLGNPVIIRGRDAPVEAEEACATARGKLVAIGAIEQGMFKPKRVFAG, from the coding sequence TTCGACTGAAGCCGTCTCCAAGATCAAATGGTTGTTCCAGGCCGACAAGGCCGGCCATGCTGGCACGCTCGATCCGCTGGCGTCCGGCATGCTGCCGATCGCGCTCGGCGAAGCCACCAAGACCGTGCCTTACGTGCAGGATGGCGCCAAGATCTATCGCTTCACGGTTGCCTGGGGCGACGAGCGCTCGACCGACGACCTCGAAGGGCCGGTGACCAAAAGCTCCGAACAGCGCCCGTCTGAAGCCGAGGTGCTGGCGCTGCTGCCGAAATACACCGGCGTCATCATGCAGACGCCGCCGCAATTCTCCGCCATCAAGATCGCGGGTGAACGCGCCTACGACCTCGCCCGCGAGGGCGAAACGGTCGACATCCCCGCGCGTGAGGTCGAGATCGGCCGCCTCGATATTGTCGAGCACAGTGGCGACCACACCGTTTTCGAAGTTGAGTGCGGCAAGGGCACCTATGTGCGTTCGCTGGCCCGCGACATGGGCCGCGACCTCGGCTGTTTCGGCCATATTTCCGAATTGCGGCGGGTCGAGGTCGACCCGTTCACGGCGGAAGACTTCGTCACCATCGCCGAACTGGAAGCCGCCCGCTTTGGCCAGCAGGACGAGGAAAATTCCGAATCCGAAAACGCAGCTGATGCGGTGGAGACGCCGGTGGATTTCACCGCGATCGACGCGCTTCTCGTCGACACGTCAGCCGCGCTCGATTGTCTGCCGCAGATCGCCATCAGCGACGATGCGGCAACCAAGATCCGGCTCGGCAATCCGGTCATCATCCGTGGCCGCGATGCGCCCGTGGAGGCAGAGGAAGCCTGTGCCACGGCACGCGGCAAGCTGGTGGCCATCGGCGCCATCGAACAAGGCATGTTCAAGCCCAAGCGGGTCTTTGCCGGGTAA